Proteins encoded in a region of the Clostridium butyricum genome:
- a CDS encoding Rqc2 family fibronectin-binding protein, producing the protein MALDGIYLNSLMRSLEDTLLGSKIDKINQPEKDEIILTLRKDRKNIKLLISSSPRFARIHLTETVKENPIKAPMYLMVLRKYILGGRIIKVTQKDSDRILIMEIENRDELGFDSVYSLIIEIMGRHSNITLVRDRDNKVMESIKHITPDINSYRVLYPGVNYVFPPKSEKLNPFTCSYDEFNNYISSNSLIFDDKFYSACFTGVSKLLSQDLYFTLTEKIQSPTRTEIYNNFKDLMDNLDKNLSFKIYTTKTGLIKDFYSLNLSFFEKDYNSISYDDPNELMDDFYSKKDKQDRLQNKSTDLQKLIHTNIERCNKKAKILHETLKECEEKEELRIKGDLLTSFIYTIKKGDKECSLLNFYNENEEEYITISLDSNKTPSENIQRYYKKYNKLKVSEEYAKMQLSKNEEEIEYLNSVLTNIINVESYDEIDEIKKELIETGYIRFNKNLKNGKKNKTSKPHHFVSSDNIDIYVGKNNLQNDYLSLKFANKNYLWLHAKDIPGSHVIVCDFNVPDTTLEEAAIIAGYYSKGKNSPKLSIDYTKVKELKKPNGAKPGMVIYHTNKTVIINPNEFTKKFEKNNSNKQ; encoded by the coding sequence ATGGCATTAGATGGAATATACTTAAACAGTTTAATGAGATCATTAGAAGATACACTTCTAGGTTCTAAAATAGATAAAATAAATCAACCTGAAAAAGATGAAATAATATTAACATTAAGAAAAGATCGTAAAAATATAAAATTATTAATATCATCCTCTCCACGCTTTGCAAGGATTCACTTGACAGAAACAGTTAAAGAAAATCCAATAAAAGCCCCAATGTACTTAATGGTTCTTAGAAAATATATACTAGGCGGAAGGATTATAAAAGTAACTCAAAAAGACAGTGATAGAATTCTAATCATGGAAATTGAAAATAGAGACGAATTAGGTTTTGATAGTGTCTACTCTCTTATTATCGAAATAATGGGTCGTCATTCAAATATAACTCTTGTAAGAGATAGAGATAATAAAGTCATGGAATCAATAAAACATATAACTCCCGATATAAACAGTTATAGAGTTCTCTATCCTGGTGTAAACTATGTATTTCCTCCAAAATCCGAAAAACTCAATCCTTTCACTTGCAGCTATGATGAATTTAACAATTATATAAGCAGTAACAGTCTTATTTTTGATGATAAATTTTATTCTGCATGCTTTACTGGAGTAAGCAAGCTATTATCTCAGGATTTGTATTTTACACTAACTGAAAAAATACAATCACCTACAAGAACTGAAATTTACAATAACTTTAAAGATTTAATGGATAATCTTGATAAAAATCTATCTTTTAAAATATATACAACCAAAACTGGATTAATTAAGGACTTTTATTCTTTAAATTTATCTTTTTTTGAAAAAGATTATAATTCAATATCTTATGATGATCCAAATGAACTTATGGATGATTTTTATAGTAAAAAAGATAAGCAAGATAGACTTCAAAATAAATCAACAGATCTTCAGAAGCTTATTCATACTAATATTGAACGTTGTAATAAAAAAGCAAAAATACTTCATGAAACTTTAAAAGAATGTGAAGAAAAAGAAGAACTTAGAATCAAAGGGGATTTATTAACTTCCTTTATTTATACAATAAAAAAAGGTGATAAAGAATGTTCTCTTTTAAATTTCTATAATGAAAACGAAGAAGAATATATCACAATTTCACTGGACAGTAATAAAACTCCATCTGAGAATATACAAAGATATTATAAAAAATACAATAAGCTTAAGGTTTCAGAAGAATATGCAAAAATGCAACTTTCTAAAAATGAAGAAGAAATTGAATACCTGAATTCGGTACTTACAAATATAATTAATGTTGAGAGCTATGATGAAATTGATGAGATAAAAAAAGAACTTATTGAAACAGGTTATATAAGATTCAATAAAAATTTAAAAAATGGCAAGAAAAATAAAACTTCAAAGCCACATCACTTTGTTTCAAGTGATAATATAGATATATATGTTGGTAAAAATAATCTTCAAAATGATTATTTAAGTCTTAAATTTGCTAATAAAAATTATTTATGGCTTCATGCTAAAGATATTCCTGGGTCTCACGTTATAGTTTGTGACTTTAATGTTCCTGATACAACATTAGAAGAAGCTGCTATAATAGCCGGTTACTATAGCAAAGGGAAAAACTCTCCAAAGCTTTCTATAGACTATACTAAAGTTAAAGAATTAAAAAAACCTAATGGTGCAAAACCTGGAATGGTTATCTACCATACAAATAAAACAGTTATTATTAATCCTAATGAATTTACAAAAAAATTTGAAAAAAATAATTCAAATAAACAATAA